A region of Anaerohalosphaeraceae bacterium DNA encodes the following proteins:
- a CDS encoding AAA family ATPase, translating into MEIRRRLYDTILARHLSLNRQMAFVSGARQVGKTTTCRLAASKYFNWDNLDDRSKIVKGPAAVAEQAGLNQLGQTPPVVLFDELHKFRKWKLFLKGFFDTYADQARIVVTGSSRLDIYRRGGDSLMGRYFLYRMHPFTAAETVRQDLPDSGQIVRSPKPVPEEDYAALWEYGGYPEPFLRRDAMFSRQWHNLRQVQLLREDVRDLTRIQQMDQLELLVHLLLARSGSQLVYSSLAAEVGVTIDTVRRWIATLCNLHFGFLIRPWFKNVSRSLRKEPKWFVRDWSLADDAGRRAETFVACHLLKAVEGWNDLGLGTFVLGYVRDVYQRETDFIVVRDGRPWFLAEVKTSDTKISPALSYFQRQLKVPFAFQVVMDEPYVDADCFSRPHQPIIVPARTFLSQLL; encoded by the coding sequence ATGGAGATTCGCAGACGCTTATACGATACAATTTTAGCCCGCCATTTGTCATTAAACCGCCAGATGGCCTTCGTCAGCGGGGCTCGGCAGGTCGGCAAGACGACTACCTGTCGGCTTGCCGCCAGTAAGTATTTTAATTGGGATAATTTAGATGACCGTTCGAAAATTGTGAAAGGGCCGGCTGCGGTGGCCGAACAGGCGGGTTTGAATCAGCTTGGTCAGACGCCTCCGGTAGTCCTTTTCGATGAACTGCATAAGTTCAGGAAATGGAAACTGTTTTTAAAGGGATTTTTTGACACCTATGCGGACCAAGCCCGAATTGTCGTTACCGGCAGTTCGCGGCTGGATATCTACCGGCGCGGGGGAGACAGTTTGATGGGCCGGTATTTTTTATACCGAATGCATCCATTTACGGCCGCAGAAACCGTGCGGCAGGACCTGCCCGATTCCGGGCAGATTGTTCGTTCGCCCAAGCCCGTTCCGGAGGAGGACTATGCTGCGCTCTGGGAGTATGGCGGTTATCCGGAGCCGTTTCTTCGTCGGGATGCCATGTTCAGCCGACAGTGGCACAATCTGCGGCAGGTGCAGCTTTTGCGGGAGGACGTGCGGGATTTAACGAGAATTCAGCAGATGGATCAGTTAGAACTGCTGGTACATTTGCTTCTTGCCCGGTCCGGAAGCCAATTGGTTTACAGCAGTCTGGCCGCAGAGGTCGGTGTCACGATAGATACCGTTCGCCGATGGATTGCGACCTTATGCAATCTGCACTTCGGGTTTTTGATTCGGCCGTGGTTTAAGAATGTTTCCCGTTCTCTTCGCAAAGAACCGAAATGGTTTGTGCGCGACTGGTCGCTGGCGGACGACGCCGGCAGACGAGCGGAAACCTTTGTGGCTTGTCATTTGCTCAAGGCGGTGGAGGGCTGGAATGACCTGGGCTTGGGGACATTTGTTTTGGGGTATGTGCGGGATGTCTATCAGCGGGAAACGGATTTTATCGTGGTTCGGGACGGCAGGCCCTGGTTTCTGGCGGAGGTTAAGACCTCTGACACGAAAATAAGTCCCGCATTGTCTTATTTTCAGCGTCAGCTGAAGGTGCCGTTTGCTTTTCAGGTTGTGATGGATGAACCCTATGTGGATGCGGATTGCTTTTCCCGACCGCATCAGCCAATCATTGTGCCGGCCCGGACGTTTCTTTCTCAATTGCTGTAA
- a CDS encoding phosphatidylcholine/phosphatidylserine synthase, which translates to MSHKNRKRRFFFPSKPRRLQTVTILPSLVTLINGICGFAAIGLAAHGPDKFALAGYMIFIAMIADMLDGRIARMSQTTSSFGGQLDSLCDMLSFGAAPAVLAFRVLIQNFPDLFGEETFFLSDFFRRFLWLAGASYMCCAAVRLARFNVENVEDESAHRVFQGLPTPAAAGILAGLIVLIEHMKADPTARGPLFALLLKTILYCLPLIAIGAGALMVSRIEYPHLVNQYLRGKKPIIHLFWVAVILALIWQTGLQVALVVCFGGYALTGLWRRIWQHSRRVIAAPAESPAPAAPDHV; encoded by the coding sequence ATGAGTCATAAAAACAGAAAACGCCGTTTCTTCTTTCCGTCCAAACCCAGACGGCTGCAAACCGTTACGATTCTGCCCTCGCTGGTGACCCTCATCAACGGCATCTGCGGGTTTGCCGCCATTGGACTGGCCGCCCACGGACCGGACAAATTCGCCCTGGCCGGCTACATGATTTTCATTGCAATGATTGCCGACATGCTCGACGGACGCATCGCCCGAATGAGCCAGACGACCTCCAGCTTCGGCGGCCAGCTGGACAGTCTGTGCGATATGCTCAGCTTCGGGGCCGCTCCGGCGGTCCTGGCCTTTCGCGTGCTGATTCAGAACTTCCCGGACCTGTTCGGGGAAGAAACGTTCTTTCTGTCTGACTTTTTCCGTCGGTTTCTCTGGCTGGCAGGGGCTTCCTATATGTGCTGCGCCGCCGTCCGTCTGGCCCGATTTAATGTGGAAAATGTCGAAGACGAAAGCGCCCATCGGGTTTTTCAGGGGCTGCCGACGCCCGCCGCCGCGGGGATTCTGGCCGGACTGATTGTCCTGATTGAACATATGAAGGCCGACCCTACGGCCCGCGGGCCCCTGTTTGCTCTTCTTCTGAAAACCATTTTGTATTGTCTGCCGCTGATTGCCATCGGTGCCGGCGCCCTGATGGTCAGCCGCATTGAATACCCGCATCTGGTCAATCAGTACCTCCGCGGCAAAAAACCCATCATTCACCTGTTCTGGGTCGCCGTTATCCTGGCCCTGATTTGGCAGACGGGGCTGCAGGTCGCTCTGGTTGTTTGTTTCGGCGGCTATGCCCTCACCGGCTTGTGGCGAAGAATCTGGCAGCACTCCCGCCGGGTGATTGCCGCTCCGGCTGAATCGCCCGCTCCGGCTGCCCCGGACCATGTCTGA
- a CDS encoding DUF4954 family protein has protein sequence MEHVSLLPAGQLGKNFIPSPYLPDGKDEFYLRNSQIPQPHPAWRHLRADELEQLVKNGNTADNWDDVLVTDEFEPAQIKNSSFFGLVRLGRMRNQILEHHDMQVPVGITNSRIVSCDIGDDTAIHNVSYLAHYIIGNRCILLNIHEMHTTNYAKFGNGIIKDGEPESVRIWLDLINEAGGRRVIPFDGMITADAYLWAKYRDDRVLLERFKEMTQKQFDSRRGYYGTVGDQCVIKNSQILKDVKIGAHCYIKGANKLKNLTINSSPEEPSQIGEGVELVNGIIGYGCHIFYGCKAVRFILGNNSNLKYGARLIHSFLGDNSTISCCEVLNNLIFPAHEQHHNNSFLIASVVLGQSNMAAGATIGSNHNSRANDNEIQAGRGFWPGLCTSIKHSSRFASFVLLSKGDYPAELDIPLPFSLLNNNVSLDRLEVMPAFWWLFNMYALARNTWKFQTRDKRIRKIQHIEFDCLAPDTAEEIFHAMRLLEEWTAKAHLRRQGQSPDSRSADDLAALGRTLLCSGEKGLADLEVLGEKMEKSSRKAVILKPVEGYQAYRQMLLYYAVKNLLSWMQANPQANFEALKTALQGPRCRQWVNLGGQLVPAEDVDRLRADIRDGNLQTWQQIHERYDQLWQRYPADKQKHAWATLCSLWETQSLTAEQWKEALRQAVQIQHLICQRVYESRKKDYENPFRQATYRNSEEMLAVIGPLEENDFVKRVRQETEQFQAAVQTVLQRG, from the coding sequence ATGGAACATGTAAGCCTGCTGCCGGCCGGTCAGCTCGGGAAGAATTTTATCCCTTCCCCCTATCTGCCGGACGGCAAAGACGAGTTTTACCTTCGCAACAGCCAAATCCCTCAGCCCCATCCGGCCTGGCGGCATCTTCGGGCCGATGAGCTCGAGCAGCTGGTCAAGAACGGCAACACAGCCGACAACTGGGATGATGTGCTGGTCACCGATGAGTTTGAGCCGGCTCAAATCAAAAACAGCTCCTTTTTCGGGCTGGTGCGGCTGGGACGCATGCGCAATCAAATCCTTGAGCACCATGATATGCAGGTGCCGGTCGGCATCACCAACAGCCGCATCGTCTCCTGCGACATCGGCGATGATACCGCCATCCACAATGTCAGCTATCTGGCCCACTACATCATCGGGAACCGGTGCATTCTGCTGAACATCCATGAGATGCACACCACCAACTACGCCAAATTCGGCAACGGCATCATCAAAGACGGCGAGCCCGAATCCGTCCGCATCTGGCTGGACCTGATAAACGAAGCGGGCGGACGGCGGGTGATTCCCTTCGACGGAATGATAACCGCCGACGCCTATCTCTGGGCAAAATATCGAGACGACAGGGTGCTTCTGGAACGGTTTAAGGAAATGACCCAGAAGCAGTTTGACAGCCGGCGCGGCTACTACGGCACGGTCGGCGACCAGTGCGTCATCAAAAACAGTCAGATTCTCAAAGATGTCAAAATCGGCGCTCACTGCTATATCAAAGGCGCCAACAAACTCAAAAATCTGACCATCAACTCTTCTCCGGAAGAACCCAGCCAAATCGGCGAAGGGGTCGAACTGGTCAACGGCATCATCGGCTACGGCTGCCATATTTTCTACGGCTGCAAGGCCGTGCGCTTTATTCTCGGCAACAACTCCAATCTGAAATACGGCGCCCGGCTGATTCACTCCTTCCTCGGAGACAACTCCACGATTTCCTGCTGCGAGGTGCTCAACAACCTGATTTTTCCCGCCCACGAACAGCACCACAACAATTCGTTCCTGATTGCCTCCGTCGTGCTCGGCCAAAGCAATATGGCCGCCGGCGCCACCATCGGCTCCAACCACAACAGCCGGGCGAATGACAATGAAATTCAGGCCGGACGCGGTTTTTGGCCCGGACTGTGCACCAGCATCAAGCACTCTTCCCGGTTTGCCTCCTTCGTGCTGCTTTCCAAGGGTGATTATCCCGCCGAACTGGATATTCCGCTGCCGTTTTCGCTGCTGAACAACAACGTTTCCTTAGACCGTCTGGAGGTCATGCCCGCCTTCTGGTGGCTTTTCAATATGTATGCGCTGGCCCGCAATACCTGGAAGTTTCAGACGCGTGACAAACGCATCCGAAAGATTCAGCATATTGAGTTTGACTGTCTGGCCCCGGATACCGCCGAGGAAATCTTTCATGCAATGCGGCTTCTGGAGGAGTGGACCGCAAAGGCCCATCTTCGCAGACAGGGGCAATCTCCCGACAGCCGCTCTGCCGACGACCTGGCCGCCCTCGGACGCACGCTGCTTTGCAGCGGCGAAAAGGGACTTGCCGACCTGGAGGTGCTCGGCGAAAAGATGGAAAAATCCTCCCGAAAAGCCGTGATTCTCAAACCGGTGGAAGGGTACCAGGCCTATCGGCAGATGCTGCTGTACTATGCGGTCAAAAATCTGCTCAGCTGGATGCAGGCCAATCCGCAGGCGAATTTTGAAGCCCTGAAAACCGCCCTGCAGGGGCCCCGATGCCGACAGTGGGTCAACCTGGGCGGCCAGCTGGTGCCGGCGGAGGATGTGGACCGGCTGCGGGCCGACATCCGCGACGGAAACCTGCAGACCTGGCAGCAGATTCATGAACGTTATGACCAGCTCTGGCAGCGGTATCCGGCCGACAAACAAAAACACGCCTGGGCGACCCTGTGCTCGCTGTGGGAAACACAATCCCTGACTGCGGAGCAGTGGAAGGAAGCCCTCCGTCAGGCCGTCCAAATCCAGCATCTGATTTGCCAGCGGGTTTACGAATCCCGCAAAAAAGACTACGAAAACCCCTTCCGTCAGGCCACCTATCGAAACAGCGAGGAAATGCTCGCCGTCATCGGGCCGCTGGAGGAAAACGATTTCGTCAAACGGGTCCGTCAGGAAACCGAACAATTTCAGGCCGCCGTCCAGACCGTTTTACAGAGAGGGTAA
- the truD gene encoding tRNA pseudouridine(13) synthase TruD, protein MMDSLSENNIELVDTTAWPYLTKDLPGIGGVIKVCPEDFFVDEIPLYPPSGEGTHTFFRIEKTGLASSDAAERIADALGVRHLDIGMAGRKDTKAVTRQWMSVEHVEPQRLLALELPNIRILEVARHNNKLKTGHLAGNRFRIRVRQLEVPVQQAKEIAEQCLTVLARRGVPNYFGPQRFGSRFESHLLGWALVKDRLEEFTDILLGKPELDKQKDFIRARRFYEEGQYDKAYRNWPFRFRDQRRALQSLIDYPGDKRRAALAVSKPFRSLLVAAWQSHIFNQVLAARMPRIDQVLEGDLAMKHDNGACFTVEDPAAEQPRCERFEISPTGPLLGLRTTRISGAAGEIENAVLDQVPLQEEDLRRLKIAGAKGGRRALRFQPKQIEIETGQDDKGEYLQLSFELDSGCYATILLRELMKKDVA, encoded by the coding sequence ATGATGGATTCCTTGTCCGAAAACAATATCGAACTGGTGGATACAACCGCCTGGCCGTACCTGACCAAAGACCTGCCGGGCATCGGCGGCGTCATCAAGGTCTGCCCGGAGGATTTCTTTGTCGACGAAATCCCTCTTTATCCGCCGTCCGGTGAGGGGACTCACACCTTTTTTCGAATTGAAAAAACCGGTCTGGCCAGTTCCGATGCGGCCGAGCGGATTGCTGACGCCCTCGGGGTCCGCCATCTGGATATCGGGATGGCCGGACGCAAAGACACCAAAGCCGTCACCCGCCAATGGATGTCGGTCGAACACGTCGAGCCCCAGCGGCTGCTGGCCCTGGAGCTTCCGAATATCCGCATTCTCGAAGTCGCCCGGCACAACAACAAACTCAAAACCGGTCATCTGGCCGGCAATCGTTTCCGCATCCGAGTCCGGCAGCTGGAGGTTCCTGTCCAGCAGGCCAAAGAAATCGCCGAGCAGTGCTTAACCGTGCTGGCCCGGCGCGGGGTGCCGAACTACTTCGGCCCGCAGCGGTTCGGCTCTCGTTTTGAATCTCATCTGCTCGGATGGGCCCTCGTGAAAGACCGCCTCGAGGAATTCACCGACATCCTGCTGGGCAAACCCGAGCTGGACAAGCAGAAAGATTTCATCCGGGCCCGGCGCTTTTACGAAGAAGGCCAATACGACAAGGCCTACCGCAACTGGCCGTTCCGTTTCCGCGACCAGCGGCGGGCGCTGCAGTCGCTGATTGACTATCCCGGCGACAAACGCCGCGCCGCTCTGGCTGTCAGCAAACCGTTCCGCAGTCTCCTTGTGGCGGCCTGGCAGTCTCATATCTTCAACCAGGTCCTGGCAGCTCGAATGCCTCGAATCGATCAGGTGCTCGAAGGCGATTTGGCGATGAAGCACGACAACGGCGCCTGTTTTACGGTCGAAGACCCCGCGGCCGAGCAGCCCCGCTGCGAACGGTTTGAAATCAGCCCGACCGGCCCTCTGCTGGGGCTTCGAACCACCCGAATCAGCGGAGCCGCCGGAGAAATTGAAAACGCCGTCCTCGACCAGGTGCCGCTGCAGGAGGAAGACCTGCGGCGGCTGAAAATCGCCGGTGCCAAGGGCGGACGGCGGGCCCTGCGCTTTCAGCCCAAACAGATTGAAATCGAAACCGGACAGGATGACAAAGGCGAATACCTCCAGCTGTCTTTTGAGCTGGATTCCGGCTGCTATGCCACCATTCTGCTGCGGGAGCTGATGAAAAAAGATGTCGCCTGA
- the hemW gene encoding radical SAM family heme chaperone HemW: MSEKRFQPITSAMPDNTLSVYIHVPFCARKCRYCSFYSIPYNPDAAEAWSRAVLRELELYNVHHPIQTLYIGGGSPSVLSVSQTEFLLGRLLEKTGRPTEEFTVEINPAQCSSEFFTVLKTYGVNRLSIGAQSFHPEELSFLGRLHQPQDISKTVKTARQCGFENIGLDLIFAVPGSSLKTWKQSVRKALALDIPHLSAYSLTYEPETPLFRDMEDQKILPVDEETDRQMYEAAIDILESAGLEPYEISNFARPGFACRHNLRYWDNRPWLGLGPSAASWFKGQRTRNIADLGRYIESIQKNQWAFDEVQVPSPLEIACETAVLNLRKTAGLNRQQFIFRTGFDPMDLFAEPIQHYAALGLLEYTTESIRLTRPARAVADSILCDFSDV; this comes from the coding sequence ATGTCTGAAAAAAGATTCCAGCCCATCACCTCTGCGATGCCTGACAACACCCTGTCTGTTTATATTCACGTGCCGTTTTGCGCCCGCAAGTGCCGGTACTGCTCCTTTTATTCCATTCCCTACAATCCGGATGCGGCGGAGGCCTGGAGCCGGGCCGTTTTGAGAGAACTTGAACTCTATAACGTTCATCATCCTATCCAAACCCTGTACATCGGCGGCGGCTCTCCTTCCGTTTTGTCCGTCAGCCAAACGGAGTTCCTGCTGGGCCGGCTTCTCGAAAAGACAGGCCGGCCGACAGAAGAGTTTACGGTTGAAATCAATCCGGCTCAATGCAGCTCCGAGTTTTTTACAGTACTGAAAACATATGGCGTCAACCGTCTCTCCATCGGGGCTCAATCCTTTCATCCGGAGGAGCTGTCGTTTCTGGGACGGCTTCACCAGCCCCAGGATATCTCCAAAACCGTCAAAACAGCCCGGCAATGCGGTTTCGAAAACATCGGGCTGGATTTGATTTTTGCCGTCCCCGGCTCCTCCTTAAAAACCTGGAAGCAGTCTGTCCGCAAAGCCCTCGCTCTCGACATCCCCCACTTGTCGGCCTACAGTCTGACCTATGAACCCGAGACCCCGCTCTTTCGCGACATGGAAGACCAAAAAATCCTTCCTGTCGATGAAGAGACTGACCGACAGATGTATGAGGCCGCCATCGACATCCTCGAATCAGCCGGCCTGGAGCCGTACGAAATCTCCAACTTCGCCCGCCCCGGCTTCGCCTGCCGACACAACCTTCGCTATTGGGACAATCGCCCCTGGCTGGGATTGGGTCCCTCCGCCGCTTCGTGGTTCAAGGGTCAGCGAACCCGCAACATTGCCGACCTGGGCCGATACATCGAATCCATCCAAAAAAACCAATGGGCCTTCGACGAAGTTCAGGTACCCTCTCCTCTGGAAATCGCCTGTGAGACCGCTGTCCTGAATCTGCGGAAAACAGCCGGGCTCAATCGACAGCAGTTTATCTTCCGAACCGGCTTTGACCCGATGGACCTATTTGCCGAACCGATTCAGCACTACGCCGCCCTCGGATTGTTGGAATACACCACTGAATCGATTCGGCTCACTCGTCCCGCTCGGGCCGTCGCCGATTCAATCCTCTGCGATTTTTCCGATGTATAG
- the menA gene encoding 1,4-dihydroxy-2-naphthoate octaprenyltransferase has translation MSPEKPSPIQKNRSRFSIWLQAFRPFSYTASIIPVFLGAALAYGNTETQWRLLPFVLAASLAIHAATNLTNEYFDFLKGVDRPDTRGGSRVLPEGLLTPGAVLKAGLICFALTALLGLWFVRLRGWPILLLGLVGMAGGFFYTGFPFFLKYRGLGDPMVFVLMGPLMVIGSFYVLTGTYSHSVLWVSLPVGCLVAAILSANNLRDIEDDTRAGIQTTASLLGPRRAKLEYAALVVSAFAITAVLIVLNILPLLSLLVLLTVPLAVRNLHTVLTRRDAQSIEALDRKTAALHLTFGILQILSILLNKAG, from the coding sequence ATGTCGCCTGAGAAGCCCTCCCCAATCCAAAAGAATCGCTCCCGATTTTCCATCTGGCTTCAGGCGTTTCGGCCTTTCTCCTACACGGCATCCATCATTCCGGTCTTTCTGGGAGCAGCCCTGGCATACGGCAACACAGAAACCCAGTGGCGGCTGCTTCCTTTTGTTCTGGCCGCCTCGCTGGCGATTCACGCCGCGACCAATCTGACCAACGAATATTTTGATTTTCTCAAAGGCGTAGACCGCCCTGACACACGCGGCGGCAGCCGAGTCCTTCCCGAAGGCCTGCTGACGCCGGGCGCTGTCCTGAAAGCCGGACTGATTTGTTTTGCCCTAACAGCCCTGCTGGGGCTTTGGTTTGTCCGGCTTCGCGGCTGGCCGATACTCCTGTTGGGATTGGTGGGAATGGCCGGCGGATTCTTCTATACCGGCTTTCCGTTCTTTCTGAAATATCGGGGCCTCGGCGACCCGATGGTCTTTGTGCTGATGGGCCCGCTGATGGTCATCGGCTCTTTTTACGTCCTGACCGGCACCTATAGCCATTCCGTCTTGTGGGTTTCGCTTCCGGTCGGCTGTCTCGTGGCGGCCATCCTGTCCGCCAACAATCTGCGCGACATCGAGGATGACACCCGAGCGGGCATTCAGACAACCGCCTCCCTGCTGGGGCCACGCCGGGCCAAACTCGAATACGCCGCCCTTGTGGTTTCGGCCTTTGCAATTACGGCCGTCCTGATTGTCCTGAATATCCTGCCTTTGCTGTCGCTGCTGGTGCTGCTGACAGTTCCTTTGGCAGTCCGCAATCTGCACACCGTCCTGACCCGTCGGGATGCTCAGTCCATTGAAGCCCTCGACCGAAAAACCGCCGCTCTGCACCTGACTTTCGGCATCCTTCAGATTCTATCTATTCTGCTGAACAAAGCGGGATAA
- a CDS encoding phosphatidylserine decarboxylase — MRIPITKYGLPQAAAYPAVLLILMVVYALFFWQVLPESLHSGAGFWLAGVLPEAVLLCVLSWAVSFFRDPKRTIPDDPALLLAPADGTVSDIEQVHEPALGPDPAVRIGIFLSIFNVHINRMPCAVRVRSVTYKPGKFLNALEGVQAGKLNESNNLLLERIQPPCEPLLLRQISGAIARRIVCEAAENQTFTAGQPFGMIKFGSRTELYIPAGPNLTILVKVGDKVKAGETPLARYENES, encoded by the coding sequence ATGCGAATTCCGATAACCAAATATGGTCTTCCGCAGGCGGCGGCCTATCCGGCCGTCCTGCTTATTTTGATGGTTGTGTATGCCCTGTTTTTTTGGCAGGTGCTGCCGGAATCCCTGCACAGCGGAGCTGGTTTTTGGCTGGCGGGCGTCCTGCCGGAAGCCGTGTTGCTGTGCGTGCTGAGTTGGGCCGTCTCTTTTTTCCGCGACCCGAAGCGGACGATTCCGGACGACCCGGCTCTGCTTCTTGCCCCCGCCGACGGAACCGTCAGCGACATCGAACAGGTGCACGAACCGGCGCTGGGACCGGACCCGGCCGTCCGTATCGGCATCTTTTTGAGCATCTTCAATGTGCATATCAACCGGATGCCCTGTGCCGTCCGCGTCAGGTCTGTCACCTACAAGCCCGGCAAATTCCTCAATGCCCTCGAAGGCGTTCAGGCCGGAAAACTCAACGAATCCAACAACCTCCTGCTGGAGCGAATCCAGCCGCCCTGTGAACCGCTTCTGCTGCGGCAGATTTCGGGGGCCATCGCCCGCCGAATTGTTTGCGAAGCGGCCGAAAATCAGACCTTTACGGCCGGCCAGCCCTTTGGTATGATTAAATTCGGCTCCAGAACGGAACTGTATATACCGGCGGGGCCGAATCTGACAATTTTGGTCAAAGTCGGCGACAAGGTCAAAGCGGGCGAAACGCCGTTGGCCCGATACGAAAATGAGTCATAA
- a CDS encoding NYN domain-containing protein: MEPAGRNRPGPRHQSRQTHPRPKGRQRIDCLNILLKKTRTAKHIRFAVFLNQIQVFLLGDPIIEPQTDLSEPSKKKLIRYAFIDSQNVHLAIKEQGWQLDFGRFRKYLADKYHVSKAFLFIGYLEKNLPLYENLRRQGYDLILKQAILLKNGKTKGNVDAELVLHAMIELPNYDGAVIVSGDGDFYCLIQYLKNKGKLAKLLIPNQQKFSSLLREFIRSNDVAFMNNLREKLKYR; the protein is encoded by the coding sequence ATGGAACCTGCTGGTCGAAATCGGCCTGGCCCTCGCCATCAATCTCGACAAACCCACCCGCGCCCGAAAGGTCGGCAACGAATTGATTGTCTAAATATTCTCCTCAAAAAAACAAGAACGGCGAAGCACATCCGCTTCGCCGTTTTCTTAAACCAAATACAGGTTTTTCTACTCGGAGACCCAATCATAGAACCGCAAACAGATTTATCAGAACCCTCAAAGAAAAAACTGATTCGATACGCCTTTATTGACAGTCAAAATGTACACTTGGCAATCAAAGAACAAGGCTGGCAGCTGGACTTTGGACGTTTTCGAAAATACCTTGCCGACAAATACCATGTAAGCAAAGCATTCCTATTTATTGGATATCTGGAAAAAAATCTGCCGCTCTATGAAAATCTTAGAAGGCAAGGATACGATTTAATACTCAAACAAGCCATATTATTAAAAAACGGCAAAACAAAAGGGAATGTAGACGCAGAACTCGTTCTTCACGCCATGATTGAACTCCCAAATTATGACGGAGCAGTGATTGTCTCAGGTGATGGAGACTTTTACTGTCTGATTCAATACTTGAAAAACAAAGGAAAACTGGCAAAACTGCTGATTCCAAATCAGCAAAAATTTTCTTCCTTGTTGCGTGAGTTCATTCGATCTAACGACGTGGCTTTTATGAACAACCTTCGAGAAAAACTGAAATACCGATAA
- a CDS encoding ubiquinone/menaquinone biosynthesis methyltransferase has product MFDFEPIAARYDLCNRLFSFGLDRRWRRTAAALLNPQPQERILDLCCGTGEMAAALARLQPAAEIVGLDISPAMIEQARKKYAALSEQISWHVADAVRTELPSNSFDLITCAFGLRNIPDTSAALKEMKRLLRPSGRIGILEFSLPKNKLVRGLFWMYLRYLMPAASIPLFGRPNPLIYLAESIRIWNDELNFPDLCRQAGLTYSASRTLCAGTVTLHLLEHLP; this is encoded by the coding sequence GTGTTTGATTTCGAACCCATTGCCGCACGCTATGACCTCTGCAATCGCCTGTTCAGTTTTGGACTGGACCGGCGCTGGCGCCGCACCGCCGCCGCCCTGCTGAATCCGCAGCCGCAGGAGCGAATCCTTGATTTGTGCTGCGGAACGGGCGAGATGGCCGCCGCCCTGGCCCGTCTTCAGCCCGCCGCCGAAATCGTCGGCCTGGACATCAGTCCGGCGATGATTGAACAGGCCCGGAAAAAATACGCCGCTCTGTCTGAGCAAATCAGCTGGCATGTCGCCGACGCCGTCCGGACAGAGCTTCCGTCAAACTCCTTCGACCTGATTACCTGTGCATTCGGCTTGCGGAACATCCCTGATACCTCTGCGGCCCTGAAGGAAATGAAACGGCTTCTTCGCCCTTCCGGACGCATCGGCATCCTCGAATTCTCCCTGCCGAAAAACAAATTGGTTCGCGGCTTGTTCTGGATGTATCTTCGATATCTGATGCCCGCCGCCAGCATTCCCCTTTTCGGCAGACCCAACCCGCTGATTTACCTGGCGGAATCCATCCGAATATGGAATGATGAGTTAAACTTCCCGGACCTCTGCCGGCAGGCCGGCCTTACCTATTCCGCAAGCCGCACCCTCTGCGCCGGCACCGTCACCCTGCACCTGCTGGAACACCTGCCGTAA